The genome window CGACAGGCGCTCGACGATGCGGCGCTCGTGCGACTCGCGCGACTCGCCCTCGTCGCGCTCGACGACCTCGGTCGGGATCCGGCGCTCGGTCGCGGCCCCTAACACGGGCGCCTGCTCGCGGTTCGTCAGGACGACCGACAGCTCCGCGCCCCCGGGCGCGGCGTCGGCGATGTGTCTGAGGTTCCGTCCCCGGTTGCTCGCGAGTCCCGCGATCTTCATACGCGAACGTCCGACCGATCGGGTATATCGATTGCGGTCCGCGCCGCGGTTGTGTACACGTCTGCGGATCGGAACGGGCGATCGACGCGCTTCGAGGCGGCTACGGATCCACGTCCGTGCGACGCCTCATCGACACGCTTTTGCTGGCGCCGTGGGCAGTCGCGGACATGACCGACGACTCCGAACCGGCGGCCGACGACTCCGAACCGACGGGCGACGACGCCATCGCCGGCCTGTCGCGCTCGGACCCGCTCGCAGCCGTCTCCCCCCTCGACGGGCGGTACGCCGGCCGGACGGCACCGCTGTCCCCGTACGCGAGCGAGGCCGCGCTGATGCGCGCCCGGACTCGCGTCGAGGTCGAGTACCTGATCGCGCTGGCGGGCCTCGACGCGACCCCTGTCGGCTTCGACGAGGCGACCGAGACCGCGCTGCGCGGCGTCTACAGGGATTTCGACGCCGAGGACGCGCGGCTGATCAAGGCGCTGGAGACCGAGGGCGGCGCGGGGTACGACGCGACCAACCACGACGTGAAGGCGGTCGAGTACTTCCTCCGCGTCCGGCTGGCGGAGGTCGCCGATGGCGGGGCGGACGGGGACGCCGCCGCCCCGCTCGACGACGCCGAGTCGCTGTTCCCGTGGATCCACTTCGGGCTCACCAGCGAGGACGTGAACAACCTCGCGCACCGGCTCCTCGTCAAGCGCGCGGTGAGCGAGGTGATCGTTCCCGCGGTCCGCGAGGTGCGCGACGCCCTCGTCGAACTGGCGCACGAACACCGAGCCACGCCGATGCTGGCGCGCACGCACGGCCAGCCCGCGACGCCGACCACGTTCGGCAAGGAGATGGCGGTGTACGCGGCGCGGCTCGGCCGCGCGCTCGGGCGGATCGTCGTCGCGAACGAGGACCTCTCCGGCAAGCTCGCGGGCGCCTCCGGCACCTTCGCCGCCCACGAGGCCGCCTACCCCGACGTCGACTGGCGGGCGTTCTCGGAGTCGTTCGTCCGTGACCTCGACCTCGAACACACCGCGCTCGCGACGCAGGTGAACCCCTGCGACGACCTCGCGGCGCTGTTCGACGCGCTTCGCGGCGTCAACGACGTCCTCCTCGATCTGGACCTCGACGCGTGGCTGTACGTCTCCGACCGCTACCTCGGGCAGGAGGCCGTCGAGGGCGAGACGGGGTCGTCGACGATGCCCCACAAGGTGAACCCGATCGACTTCGAGAACAGCGAGGGGAACCTCTCGAAGGCGAACTCGGACCTGACGTTCCTCGCCGACTACGTGACGACCTCGCGGCTCCAGCGCGACCTCTCCGACTCCACGGTCAAGCGCAACGTCGGCGCCGCCTTAGCGCACTGCCTGATCGGCTACTCGAAGGCCGCGGACGGCCTCGCCAAGGTCGTCCCGAACGAGGCGGTCATGCGCGAGGAGCTGGACGCGACCCCCGAGGTTATCGGCGAGGCGGTCCAGACGGTCCTGCGCCGCGAGGGCGACACCGAGGCGTACGAGCGCGTGAAGGCGCTCTCGCGCGGCCGGTCGGTGACGCTCGACGACTTCCGCGACCTCTTCGACGACCTCGACGTCGACGAGGCGGTCCGCGCGGAGCTGAAGGCACTGACGCCGGCCGGCTACACCGGCGTCGCCGAGGAGCTCGTCGACGAGATCGACGCATAGCGGGAACGACGCGTACCGAGAACGACTCAGCGCGTCGAACGGCTCCCGGGAGAACCAAACGAGCGCGTCAGAGAGGAGCCCGTAGCGGTCTGCTTTTCGGATGTATTTTCGTTCGAACCAGCGAGTCCCTGAACGGTGCCACCTGATCGGTCAGTGATAATTCACACGGCGCCAAAAGAAGTTTATCACTCGCAGTATCAGTCGTGATCGATGCCCTCCGAAGACGACGAGACGACGTACTCGATGTTCGGCAACGACGCGGCCAACGAGTTGGGCCGACCCGCGGACGACGACCGCGTAGACCCAGACGCGGCGGGGCTCGGCGACGGCGAGGACGGCTGTCCGAAGTGCGGCGACACCGAGACGGAGACCGACGAGATCGCCACCAGCGGCACGGGCCTCACCAAGATGTTCGACGTCCAGAACCGGAAGTTCGTCGTCGTCTCCTGCGCAGAGTGCGGCTACTCCGAGCTGTACAAGGGGCAGTCGTCCGGGAACGCGATCGACTTCTTCCTCGGGTGAGTCGCCGGGAGAGCGACCGATTTTTGTCGGACGCGGAACCAGTCGCGGTATGGTCTCCCTCCGACCGCTCGCAGCCCTCCCCGTCGTCGGCGTCGTCGCCGACGCGCGCACGTATCGTCACCTGCTGTACCTGCTGATCGCGGTTCCGCTGGGGTTCCTCTATTCGGGAATCGGGTCGTTCGCGCTCGTGTTCGGACTCGTCTTCTCGGTCGTCCTCGTCGGAGTCG of Halorubrum trapanicum contains these proteins:
- the purB gene encoding adenylosuccinate lyase, with amino-acid sequence MTDDSEPAADDSEPTGDDAIAGLSRSDPLAAVSPLDGRYAGRTAPLSPYASEAALMRARTRVEVEYLIALAGLDATPVGFDEATETALRGVYRDFDAEDARLIKALETEGGAGYDATNHDVKAVEYFLRVRLAEVADGGADGDAAAPLDDAESLFPWIHFGLTSEDVNNLAHRLLVKRAVSEVIVPAVREVRDALVELAHEHRATPMLARTHGQPATPTTFGKEMAVYAARLGRALGRIVVANEDLSGKLAGASGTFAAHEAAYPDVDWRAFSESFVRDLDLEHTALATQVNPCDDLAALFDALRGVNDVLLDLDLDAWLYVSDRYLGQEAVEGETGSSTMPHKVNPIDFENSEGNLSKANSDLTFLADYVTTSRLQRDLSDSTVKRNVGAALAHCLIGYSKAADGLAKVVPNEAVMREELDATPEVIGEAVQTVLRREGDTEAYERVKALSRGRSVTLDDFRDLFDDLDVDEAVRAELKALTPAGYTGVAEELVDEIDA
- a CDS encoding zinc ribbon domain-containing protein — encoded protein: MPSEDDETTYSMFGNDAANELGRPADDDRVDPDAAGLGDGEDGCPKCGDTETETDEIATSGTGLTKMFDVQNRKFVVVSCAECGYSELYKGQSSGNAIDFFLG